The genomic DNA TTTTGAatctttaaattacattttatcacGAATAAGAGTTTCTATTAGTAatactcatttttttaaagcataaaaaaacagtAATGTCTACTGACCTTAGAGTTTCCAGTTTGCAGCTTGGACTGTCCTGTCCAGCCAACAGTAGCGTCACTCCTGAATCCCGCAGGTTGTTGCTACTCAGGTCCAGTTCTCTCAGACTAGATGCTTGGCATCTCAGAACTGAgcacagagcttcacagcttctctctgacaggTTACAACTGCTCAGTCTAAAGAGATGATAATCAGAAAAGAGTTCACAAGTGGCAGATTTGCACTGCTTTTGAAAAAGCAGTTTATTGATTGATGAGAACATATATactcacagagctttgttggaggctttgaccactggcagcagcctcagcagagcctcctctgaagcagagtatttcttcaggtcaaacacatccagatcttcttctgatgacagtaagatgaagaccagagctgaccactgatcaggagacagtttatctgtggagagacgtcctgatctcagggactgctggatctcctccactagagaaccatcattcagttcattcagacagtggaacagattgatgcttttgtctgcagacagattctcactgagcttctccttgatgtactggactgtttcctgattggtctgtgagctacttcctgtcagTGTCAGCAGATCTAGTAGGAGATTGTGATTGGTCTGCaatgaaagacccaggaggaagcggaggagcaagtccaggtgtccatttggactctgtaaggccttgttcacagcactctggtagaagGATTTTTCTGCATATTCTCTTGTTTCAGACTTCTGGgaggttgtttgttgttcttccagcagattgagtccagagttgatgaaggtcagatggacatgaagagcagccagaaactcctgaacactcagatggatgaagcagaacaccttgtcctggtacagccctctctcctctttaaagatctgtgtgaacactcctgagtacactgaggctgctctgatatcgatgccacactctgtcaggtctgattcatagaagatcaggtttcctttctgcagctgatcaaaagccagttttcccagagtctCTATCATCTTCCTGTTCTCTGTCTCAGTTCCttcatcatacttgaccttcttcaccttggtctgaaccaccaggaagtggatgtacatctgagttggggtcttgggcagctctcctctgagaAATTTCCTTGTAAGctcatcctccagaactgtagcagtgatctgGCAGAaaactgggatgtggcacatgatgtagaggcttcgtgatgtcttgatatgggagatgatcctgctggcctgctcctcatctctggaTCTCTTcttgaagtactcctccttctgtgggtcagtgaaccctctgacccctgtcaccatgtcaacacGGTCTGGAGGGATTTGACtagctgctgcaggtcgtgtggttatccagaggcaAGCAGAAGGAAGCAGTTTCCCCCTGATCAGGTTTGTGAGAAGTACATGAACTGTGGTTGACTCTGTAGCATCAGTCACACTCTCAGTCTTGTCAAAGTCCAGGGGAGGgtgacactcatccagaccatcaaagatgaacacaacctggaagtgttcaaagctgcagattcctgcttctttggtttcaggaaagaagtgatgaacaagttccaccaagctgaacttttcctgtttcagcacattcagctctctaaAAGTGAATGGGAatatgaactggatgtcctggttggctttgtcttcagcccagtcaaGAGTGAACTTttgtgttaagactgttttcccaatgccagccactcccatTATCAGGACTGTTCTGATTTcgcttccaggtgagcctttaaagatgtcttcctgtctgattgttttttctggtccgtctggtttcctggatgctgttacAATtcgtctgacctcatgttcgtGATTGACCTCTTCTGTaactccctctgtgatgtagagctctgtgtagatctgattcaggagGGTCGGGGTTCCTTCATTAGGAATCCCTTCAAACACACGCTGGAACCTCTGCTTCAGCTTCTCTTTGAATTTAGGCTGACACTTTTGAAAAGCCTCTTAATGGAAAAATGCATCAAATAAGTACATGTCAGTAAGATAGCCAAATCATCAGCTTGTTGTACCAATGGCCATGTTGATTTACATTTAGTAAAATAGTTAGCTTAGCCTAGTTACGTAACATAAGTCTTTACAGtttagtcaagtcaagtttatttatatagcacatttaaaacaacaacagttgacTAAAGTGCTCtacataaatttagaatttagaatCAATTCAGGTCCAAATCAATGTACATAACtttagaatcaagaatcaattaAGAgccaaattattgttgttacatgtAAGAACATATAATGAGCATTTCAGAACACCCATTCACAGACAAGGACAAGCAAGagatacagtggtatgcaaaggtTTGGGCCTCCCTGacaattttcatgattttccttcaaactgcaggaatgtcttaaagacattaaggcctggatgacctctaatttcctgcttctaaattcagataaaactgaaattcttgttctcggccccacaaatcttagaaacatggtgtctaaccagatacttactctggatggcattactttggcctccagtaacactgtgagaaatcctggagtcatttttgaccaggatatgtccttcaatgcacatattaaacaaatatgtaggaccgcttttttgtatttgtgcaatatttctaaaattagaaacatcctttctcagagtgatgctgaaaagctcattcatgcatttattacttctaggctggactattgtaattcattattatcaggctgtcctaaaagctccctgaaaagccttcagctgatccaaaatgctgcagctagagtactgacagggactagaaagagagagcagatttctcccatattggcttctcttcattggctccctgttaaatctagaatagaatttaaaatccttctcctcacctacaaggtcttgaataatcaggcaccatcttatctcaaagacctcatagtaccatatcaccccaacagagcacttcgctctcagactgctggcttacttgtggttcctaggatacttaagagtagaatgggaggcagagccttcagctttcaggcacctcttctgcggaaccagctcccagcttggattcaggagacagacaccctctctatttttaagattaggcttaaaactttcctttttgatcaagcttatagttagggctggatcaggtgaccctgaaccctcccttagttatgctgctataggcctagtctgctggggggttcccatgatgcactgtttcttttcattcaagttatttactttgtttataccccactctgcatttaatcattatttattattaatctctggctctcttccacagcatgtcttttttctctcccctcagcccaacccccctcagcagatgactgcccctccctgagaatagaatagaatagaatgcctttattgtcattatacaggatgtacaatgagattggagggccactcctgttcagtgccatgcaacagaaaatcaaactctctaaaatcaaaataaaaatattataatctagtataatcaagaaatatacagaaaattaacaatgtataaaatatacaaaaaatagaatgtatcaatatatatatataaattggtgcatctgtacattctgctggaggtttctttctgttaaaagggagtttttccttcccactgtcaccaagtgctgctcatagggggtcgttttgactgttgggttttctctgtattattgtagggtctttacccacagttcaaagcaccttgaggcgactgtctgttatgatttggcactatataaataaaatgtaatttaatttaactgaattgaagATTGCTAGACAAactggggctgtgtctgcagtgatgcggatgctgcacgtgtctgttgtggtgaagagggagctgagtgtaaaagcaaaggtgaccaaaagaatgagatcgtgattacaagcagcaaaaatgagttTCCTCCTAAGGGTAGGTGGCCtgtcccttagagacagggtgaggagtgcagccattcgggaggggctcaaattagagctgctgctcctccacatcgaaaggagccagttgaggtggttcgggcatctgattaggatgccttcTGGGTCCCTCTTGGGTTAGGTGTTCCAGGAATgttctactgggaggaggccccaggtcggacccaggacacgctggagagattctatctctcagctggcctgggaacaccttggggtcccccgaGATTACCtagtggaggtggctggggagaaggaggcCTGGCCTTCTctccttaggctgctgcccccgcaaaCCGGCAccggataaatggaagaaaatggatggatggatggattgtttCTATATAAGTTATAGCATGTATAGTTCACACCAGACTCATCAGTtacaggctgtttttttttttaattccagtaAGACAGCAGTCAGAGAAAGACCAAATTGAAACAAGAGCTCTAATTGGTCAGCTTCATGTGGTAATAATTCAGTGATTTTTACTGAAACTATTAAACTCTTACCTTCTGATGAAAATGTCTGAGCTGGTTCTTTTTGTGTCAGCAAAACTTGTGAAGGTTTATCTGTTGGAAGAAGTATGAAATCATGAACAGGCctttgtaaatgttttcattgtatttttaCATGGATAGTGTAGTGGCAACACTACAGTCTTTGGAATAGGGAggaaacctggaccctccatggctgattaccaagactatgtgaagtgccctctgaaagtctactaaaAGATGTGAGTGtagggtgcctgggtggcttagtggtgaagccggtgaccacatacacacgctgctttgcggtgcgggcggcacgggttcgcgtcccggcccgtagCCGATTTGGCCAAGTATCTTTTccccgtttcctgtctctctccactgtcacaaaaagctgctgtgtccaaaaatgcaaaaaaaaaaaaagatgtgagtgTAGTGCTACGGATGATCCCCACCTTAAACATCTGCTCTATCCCATGGCAACAGCAATCCTCGAGATTGTTGACTGTAAGATGACAGGTAGCCACAAGAAGCATTACCCTCTGTGGAAAAGAAGACTAAAGAAAAATATCAAGGCGCCATGGAGGGAATTTAGTAAGCTATCAGAGCTGAAGAAAGGAAtacctaagaagtacaacaagctgtcccTTGCTGAGGCCTTACTACCAA from Archocentrus centrarchus isolate MPI-CPG fArcCen1 chromosome 2, fArcCen1, whole genome shotgun sequence includes the following:
- the LOC115791193 gene encoding NLR family CARD domain-containing protein 3-like; amino-acid sequence: MTELLETLGHLGEKELRYFKWYLQKPEFLDGLPAIPKNDLHTADKQKTVNLMTQIYKTEDAVEVTRKILDKVKTHTNKPSQVLLTQKEPAQTFSSEEAFQKCQPKFKEKLKQRFQRVFEGIPNEGTPTLLNQIYTELYITEGVTEEVNHEHEVRRIVTASRKPDGPEKTIRQEDIFKGSPGSEIRTVLIMGVAGIGKTVLTQKFTLDWAEDKANQDIQFIFPFTFRELNVLKQEKFSLVELVHHFFPETKEAGICSFEHFQVVFIFDGLDECHPPLDFDKTESVTDATESTTVHVLLTNLIRGKLLPSACLWITTRPAAASQIPPDRVDMVTGVRGFTDPQKEEYFKKRSRDEEQASRIISHIKTSRSLYIMCHIPVFCQITATVLEDELTRKFLRGELPKTPTQMYIHFLVVQTKVKKVKYDEGTETENRKMIETLGKLAFDQLQKGNLIFYESDLTECGIDIRAASVYSGVFTQIFKEERGLYQDKVFCFIHLSVQEFLAALHVHLTFINSGLNLLEEQQTTSQKSETREYAEKSFYQSAVNKALQSPNGHLDLLLRFLLGLSLQTNHNLLLDLLTLTGSSSQTNQETVQYIKEKLSENLSADKSINLFHCLNELNDGSLVEEIQQSLRSGRLSTDKLSPDQWSALVFILLSSEEDLDVFDLKKYSASEEALLRLLPVVKASNKALLSSCNLSERSCEALCSVLRCQASSLRELDLSSNNLRDSGVTLLLAGQDSPSCKLETLRLSDCKLSERSCEALSSVLSSQSCSLRHLDLSNNNLQDLGMKLLSVGLNSPHCTLETLSLSGCNLSERSCDTLSSVLTSQTSCLRELDLSNNDLRESGVKMLKSPNSTIIRAEPAGVRWLIPGLRKYSCQLTIDTNTVHKRLKLSDNNKKVTRVEVQSYPDHPDRFDVYYQLLCRDGLTGRCYWEVEWSGGAEISVSYRRIKRKGVSNDCGFGWNDQSWSLSCSDDGPRSVWHNNRGTSISSSSSSSSLSNRVAVYVDCPAGTLSFYRVSSDTLIHLHTFNTTFTEPLYPGFWVGFGASVFLYS